The Thermaerobacter subterraneus DSM 13965 sequence TCGGCCCCCGTGGTGGCCGCCCAGGCGGTGGAACGGGCCGGCCCGCCCACCTTGCTGGCCCGCCTCTTCGGCTGGATCTGGCCTATGCGCTAGGACCGCCGCCTGCCATCCGTCGTCCCCGGCAAGCCGCCGTCGGCAGGGATCCCCGGGCCGGCGGCGAACTGCTGTCCGGGGAGATCGGGGAGAGAGGGCGATAGGAGGCGTTGGCGTTGCAGGTCCAGCTGGACTGGACGGGACGCACCCTCGTCGCCCGGCTGGCGGGAGACTTCGACGAGCATGGGGCCGAGGTCTTCCGCCTGGAGATCGAGCGCGCCGTCCGCCGGCGCGCCTACGACCATCTGGTGGTGAACCTCCAGAAGGTCCACTTCATCGACAGCTCCGGCCTGGGCGCCCTGCTGGGCCGGTACCGGCGGGCCCGGGAAGACGGCGCCCGGGTGAGCATGGTCAGCGCACCGCCCCACGTGCGGGCGGTGCTGCAGATGGCGGGGATCCTGCAGTGGATTCCCCTTTACGACGACGAGCCCACCGCGCTGGGTGCGGGCCGGGGGGTGGTTCAGGGATGAGCCGCCGTGCCGAGCCCGTGCATGCCTTGCCTCGTGCCGCCGCACCCCAGCCTGGGAAGGAGGGCCGGGCCATGTCCCGCCGCGCCACCGCACCTCGCTGGCTGGAGCTGCGCCTGTCCAGCCAGGCGGAAAACGTGGGGGTGGCGCGGGTGGCCGTGGCCGCCTTCGCCGCCCAGCTGCCCTTCACCTTGAGCGAGCTCGAAGAGATCAAGGTGGCCGTCTCCGAAGCGGTGACCAATGCCGTCGTCCACGGTTACGGCCACGACCATGGCGTGGTGACCGTCCGCGCCGGGCACGACGGCCGCCGCCTCTGGGTCGAGGTGGCCGACAGCGGCCGCGGCATTGCGGACATCGAGCAGGCGCGCCAGCCCGCCTTCTCCACCGACCCCGAGCGCATGGGCATGGGCTTCGCGTTCATGGAGGCCTTCATGGACCAGGTGGACGTGGAGTCGGTGCCCGGCGCCGGAACCACGGTCCGCATGTACAAGCGGCCCCGGCCCCAGGAGGGCAGCGGGACGCCCGGAGAGCCGGCCCGCCCGGCCGTCGCCGGGCCCCACCCCGCAGCCCTGCCATCCACCGGAGCGCCGCCGTCCCAGGCGGAAGCGGCCGCAGGCCGGGTGGAGGAACCCGGACCTGCAGGCCCCGCTGGCGGCCGCTAGGGGGCGGGGGCCGTGGAGGATCGGTTATGGGAGCGGGCGCGCCAGGGCGACGGGGAGGCCCGGGAGCGGCTGGTGGCCCTGCACATGCCCCTGGTACGCCATGTGGCCCGCCGTTTCGCCAGCTTCGGCCACGACCTGGACGACCTGATCCAGGCCGGGACCATCGGCCTGCTGCAGGCCATCGACGGCTTTGACCCGTCCCGCGGTTACCAGTTCTCCACCTACGCAGTGCCCGTGATCCTGGGGGAGATCCGCCGCTGGCTGCGGGCCAGCGACCCGGCGGGGTTGAGCCGCGCCATGCGCGCGCGGGTCGCCGAGATCCGCAGGGTGGCGGACGCCATGGAGCAGGAGCTGGGACGGCGGCCGCCGGCGGCCGCCGTCGCCCAGCGGCTGGCTTGCGACGTGGCCGACGTGACCTTCGCCCTGGAAGCGGCCCAGAGCCCCGTGTCCCTGGACGAGCCCCTGTCCGCCGAACCCGACGCCGC is a genomic window containing:
- a CDS encoding STAS domain-containing protein — encoded protein: MQVQLDWTGRTLVARLAGDFDEHGAEVFRLEIERAVRRRAYDHLVVNLQKVHFIDSSGLGALLGRYRRAREDGARVSMVSAPPHVRAVLQMAGILQWIPLYDDEPTALGAGRGVVQG
- a CDS encoding sigma-70 family RNA polymerase sigma factor, whose amino-acid sequence is MEDRLWERARQGDGEARERLVALHMPLVRHVARRFASFGHDLDDLIQAGTIGLLQAIDGFDPSRGYQFSTYAVPVILGEIRRWLRASDPAGLSRAMRARVAEIRRVADAMEQELGRRPPAAAVAQRLACDVADVTFALEAAQSPVSLDEPLSAEPDAACRGDRLPAPGDPDWSDTVAVRAALAQLPPRLRTIIALRFFRDLTQAEVAAAVGLSQPQVSRLEKMALARLRSLLAGEGVAAAATGDAVRGGPC